DNA sequence from the bacterium genome:
GGTTGACGCTCGCCGAGCGGAAGCGGTTAGAGATCGCCCGCGCCCTCGCCACGCGTCCACGCCTGTTGCTCCTCGACGAGCCGGCCGCAGGTCTGAACACCCCCGAGGTCGATGCGGCGCTCGCGTTGTTCGGCCAGATTCGGGCCGGAGGGATCACGCTGGTCATCGTTGAGCACAACGTCCGCGCCGTCCGGGCTGTGTGCGATCGCGTGGTCGTCCTCAACGCCGGGAAGAAGATCGCGGAGGGGGTGCCCGCGGAGGTTCTCGAACATGCTGAGGTCGTCCAGGTCTATCTTGGAGGGGTGTGATCGGATCACCCAGCCGCTGATCGATCCCCATGACCATCCTCTTGCAGAATACGATCTTTGGCGTCCTGGTCGGCGGCCTGTACGGCCTCGCGGCGATGGGCCTGTCGCTCGTCTTTGGCGTGCTCAAGATGCTGAACGTCGCCCATGGCGAGTTGATCATGCTGGGCGGCTACGTCGGATTCTGGCTCTTTACGCTGTGGAAGATCGACCCGTTCGCCTCTCTCGTGCCCAGCGCGATCGCATTGTTTCTGGCCGGCATCCTCCTCTACCAAGTGCTGTTCCGCCGCCTCATCTATTTCCCCGAAGAGACGAAGATCAAGAACTCGATCCTGATCGGCTTCGGTCTGGCCCTCGTCGTGCAGACGCTCGCCATCCTGGCCTGGAAGGCGGATGAGCGGGCGATCACCACCCCATATGCCGGCGTGATCTTCCCGATCGCCGGCATCGTCGTCCCGCTCGCACGGCTGGGGGCGCTGGGAGTCGCCTTCCTTGCCCTCGGAGGGCTACACCTGTTTCTCCACCGCACCCTCCCGGGCAAGGCGATCCGAGCGACGGCAGAAGACGTCGAAGCGGCGTCCCTCGCCGGGATCCCGGTCCCCGCGGTCTTCCTGGCGGCGTTTGGCCTGGGGAGTGCCCTCGCCGGGAT
Encoded proteins:
- a CDS encoding branched-chain amino acid ABC transporter permease; the encoded protein is MTILLQNTIFGVLVGGLYGLAAMGLSLVFGVLKMLNVAHGELIMLGGYVGFWLFTLWKIDPFASLVPSAIALFLAGILLYQVLFRRLIYFPEETKIKNSILIGFGLALVVQTLAILAWKADERAITTPYAGVIFPIAGIVVPLARLGALGVAFLALGGLHLFLHRTLPGKAIRATAEDVEAASLAGIPVPAVFLAAFGLGSALAGIAGTLVSMTDAISPTIGLSWTLKALIVVVLSGLGNVFGTFVAGLFLGVAESMSGFFLGNAYREVMGLVLFLFVLSLRPQGLFTRG